A window from Dioscorea cayenensis subsp. rotundata cultivar TDr96_F1 unplaced genomic scaffold, TDr96_F1_v2_PseudoChromosome.rev07_lg8_w22 25.fasta BLBR01000441.1, whole genome shotgun sequence encodes these proteins:
- the LOC120254423 gene encoding disease resistance protein UNI-like → MGGVGKTTLLKKINHSLSDDDANMGFDHVLFIESSQNTQLEELRKEIAKQLHLSPDSAGQQDIFKALKTKNIVLLLDNIWKPVNLVGLGIINPYMDDNGSTKPYKYKVMFTTRSEDVCARMEASKRIKVECMEPDEAWALFKHNVNQAVIESDEKLKEKAWQVMEKCGGLPLALQVVGKAMSNRNTVQEWDDILSSLKISGIEGGQKSLLQILKFSYDNLPRNIQECFLCASILRWSYFKVDWLELWMGLGLVGNFDNLQQAYRTARQIFN, encoded by the coding sequence ATGGGGGGTGTGGGCAAGACCACActcttgaaaaaaatcaatcattcaTTGTCAGATGATGATGCAAACATGGGATTTGATCATGTGCTGTTTATCGAATCTTCACAAAATACTCAGTTGGAAGAACTTCGGAAAGAGATTGCTAAACAATTGCATTTGTCCCCTGATTCTGCTGGTCAACAAGACATCTTCAAAGCCCTGAAAACTAAGAACATTGTATTGCTCTTGGATAATATATGGAAGCCAGTAAACCTTGTTGGTCTTGGAATTATCAATCCTTATATGGACGATAATGGTTCTACCAAACCATACAAATATAAAGTGATGTTCACTACTCGGTCAGAAGATGTGTGTGCCCGGATGGAGGCAAGCAAAAGAATTAAAGTGGAATGCATGGAACCAGATGAAGCATGGGCTCTTTTCAAGCACAATGTTAATCAAGCAGTTATTGAGTCAGATGAAAAGTTGAAAGAAAAAGCTTGGCAAGTGATGGAGAAGTGTGGTGGTTTGCCACTTGCTCTGCAAGTGGTCGGTAAGGCCATGTCTAACAGAAATACTGTCCAAGAGTGGGATGATATTTTGAGCTCACTAAAAATTTCAGGTATTGAAGGTGGGCAGAAATCATTACTTCAGATTTTGAAATTCAGTTATGATAATCTACCTAGAAATATTCAGGAGTGTTTCTTGTGTGCTTCCATTTTGCGATGGTCATATTTTAAAGTTGATTGGTTGGAATTATGGATGGGTTTAGGCCTGGTTGGTAATTTTGACAATTTACAGCAGGCTTATCGTACAGCAAGGCAGATCTTTAATTAA
- the LOC120254420 gene encoding disease resistance protein RPS2-like has protein sequence MNGSGSHLKYLSISDVKKLANIIWKNLSPPECFHVLKWLYIIGCNLDNLAWVLHLPCLYYLHIEDCAEIEMLFYMEEEREIQQQEVSEHRPTFPALEFLKITNLPKLVSISNFALDFPQLSSLALCDCAEIKTLVYIEEEREIQQQEVSEHCPTFPALKDILLIKLPKLVSISNFALDFPRLSQLIVYKCLNLKKLPFKSGINNNNQRMILIDCKREWWESLEWDDATIPSHILPRFRMIQCATYNIEKSCHPFDRSLISGVLHLQKLLRTTISLRN, from the exons ATGAATGGAAGTGGGAGTCATCTCAAATACCTCTCTATAAGTGATGTCAAAAAACTGGCAAACATTATTTGGAAAAATCTATCGCCTCCAGAATGTTTTCATGTGTTGAAGTGGTTATATATAATAGGATGTAATTTGGATAATTTAGCTTGGGTCCTGCATCTCCCATGtctatattatttacatatagAAGATTGTGCAGAGATAGAAATGTTGTTTTACAtggaagaggagagagaaattcaacaacaagaagTCTCAGAACACCGCCCAACATTCCCTGCATTGGAATTTCTAAAGATAACTAATCTACCAAAATTAGTGAGCATAAGCAATTTTGCATTGGATTTCCCTCAACTTTCAAGCCTTGCACTATGTGATTGTGCGGAGATAAAAACATTGGTTTACATCGAGGAGGAGAGAGAAATCCAACAACAAGAAGTCTCAGAACACTGCCCAACATTCCCTGCTCTGAAAGATATACTTTTAATAAAGCTACCAAAATTAGTGAGCATAAGCAATTTTGCATTGGATTTCCCTCGACTTTCACAGCTTATAGTGTATAAATGTCTTAATCTAAAGAAGTTACCATTCAAGAGTGGcattaacaacaacaatcaaAGAATGATATTGATTGATTGTAAGAGAGAATGGTGGGAAAGCTTAGAGTGGGATGATGCCACCATCCCATCTCACATTCTGCCACGTTTCAGAATG attcAATGTGCAACTTATAACATTGAGAAATCATGTCATCCATTTGACAGGTCTTTAATTTCCGGGGTTTTACATCTCCAAAAGCTTCTCAGAACTACAATTTCTCTTCGCAATTAA